CCGTCTCGTCCATCATCGCAGCCCGATCGGATTCCGAGCGTGACGCGACGTCTTCAATCTAGGTCGAGTCCCGAGTGTGGTCAACACTGTTGACACCGGTGTTGTCGGGAGCTAGCGTGATCGCAGTTCCCCCTTCGATGCTGCAGAGAGGCAGAACGATGTCATCCGAGTTCGTCTTCCATGGCGGTGCGGTCTTCACCGGCACCGGCACCCCGCTGACCGGTCACGCCGTGATCGTCCGCGGCAGGCGGATCGCCGCCGTCCTCCCCGACGCAGATGCTTCGGCGCGTGCGGCGGGGGATGCGACCTGGGTCGACCTCGCGGGCGCGCTGCTCAGCCCTGGTTTCCAGGATGCGCACATCCACCCCGTCGGCGGCGGCATCGAACTGCTGCAGTGCAACCTCACCGAGGCCGAGAACGCCGAGCAGACGGCATCCCTCATCCGCGCCTACGCCGAGGCGAACCCCGACGAGGAGTGGATCCTCGGCGGTGGGTGGGGGATGGATCACTTCCCCGGTGGCAACCCGCCCCGCGGCCTGCTCGACGAGGCGGCGGGCGGTCGGCCTGTGCTGCTGCAGAGCCGCGACCACCACAGCACCTGGGCGAGCACCGCGGCGATCGAGCGGGCCGGGCTCACGGCCGAGACGCCCGACCCGGAAGACGGCCGGATCGTGCGGGAGGCCGACGGCTTCCCGGCAGGGACCTTCCACGAGGGAGCGGGCGAGCTGTTCGCCACCGTGCGCCCCGCCACCTCCGACGACCTCGCGTATCAGGGACTCCTGCGTGCACAGGATGAGCTCATCGCCCTCGGCGTCACGGGATGGCAGGACGCGATGGTCGCAGCGAACTCCGGCGGCATCGCCGACCCGCTCCCCGCCTACGAGCGCGCCGCAGCCGAAGGGCGCCTGCTGGTGCACGTCGTCGGTGCGCAGTGGTGGGCGCGCGACGGGGGGATCGACCAGGTCGCGCGGATGGCGGACCGCCGTGCCCGCGCCGCCGCCGAGTACCCCGATCGTCGAATCGATCTCGGGACCACCAAGATCATGGTCGACGGCGTGGCCGAGAATCAGACCGCCGCGATGCTCACGCCGTACCGTGACGAGACGGGGCACGACA
The DNA window shown above is from Microbacterium maritypicum and carries:
- a CDS encoding amidohydrolase, with amino-acid sequence MSSEFVFHGGAVFTGTGTPLTGHAVIVRGRRIAAVLPDADASARAAGDATWVDLAGALLSPGFQDAHIHPVGGGIELLQCNLTEAENAEQTASLIRAYAEANPDEEWILGGGWGMDHFPGGNPPRGLLDEAAGGRPVLLQSRDHHSTWASTAAIERAGLTAETPDPEDGRIVREADGFPAGTFHEGAGELFATVRPATSDDLAYQGLLRAQDELIALGVTGWQDAMVAANSGGIADPLPAYERAAAEGRLLVHVVGAQWWARDGGIDQVARMADRRARAAAEYPDRRIDLGTTKIMVDGVAENQTAAMLTPYRDETGHDTCNHGLSFIEPEKLREYVTALDEAGQQVHMHALGDRAVREALDALQIARDANGDTDGRHHLAHLQIVAADDVARFAPLDAVANIQALWATHEDQLDELTLPFLQDGQVDRQYPFGDFVRENVRLAAGSDWPVSTADPLAAIHVAVNRTYPGSAQPPLGGEQQRLDLETAFAAYTSGTAYVNRRDDDTGSIQEGYLANLVVIEPNPFGIPSAELHTARVASTWIEGRLVYDASASDPAVPDTHRKES